The following coding sequences are from one Musa acuminata AAA Group cultivar baxijiao chromosome BXJ1-6, Cavendish_Baxijiao_AAA, whole genome shotgun sequence window:
- the PL1 gene encoding probable pectate lyase 18 encodes MAAFMFFLTIAAFTAPVYSSRAPLTSAAVRDPELVVQEVQRSLNVSRRRLGYLSCGTGNPIDDCWRCDPDWADNRQRLADCAIGFGKNAIGGRDGEIYVVTDSGDDDPVNPKTGTLRYAVIQEEPLWIIFKRDMVIQLKEELIMNSHKTIDGRGASVHISGGPCITIQYVTNIIIHGVHIHDCKQGGNAYVRDSPGHYGWRTVSDGDGVSIFGGSHVWVDHCTLSNCHDGLIDAIHGSTAITISNNYLSHHDKVMLLGHSDELTSDKSMQVTIAFNHFGEDLVQRMPRCRHGYFHVVNNDYTHWEMYAIGGSAAPTINSQGNRFLAPNDRFAKEVTKREDAQESEWKKWNWRSEGDQMLNGAFFTPSGAGASSSYAKASSLGARSSSLVGTITVSAGVLSCKKGSRC; translated from the exons ATGGCAGCATTCATGTTCTTCCTCACCATCGCAGCCTTCACTGCCCCCGTCTACTCTTCTCGTGCACCCTTAACGTCAGCAGCTGTCCGCGACCCTGAATTAGTAGTACAGGAAGTACAAAG AAGCTTGAACGTGTCGCGGCGGCGACTGGGCTACTTGTCATGCGGCACCGGCAATCCGATCGACGACTGCTGGCGGTGCGACCCTGACTGGGCTGACAACCGGCAGCGGCTCGCTGACTGCGCCATCGGGTTCGGGAAGAACGCGATTGGGGGCAGGGACGGCGAGATATACGTGGTGACCGACAGTGGCGACGACGACCCCGTCAATCCGAAAACGGGCACGCTCCGGTACGCCGTCATCCAGGAGGAGCCGCTGTGGATCATCTTCAAGCGCGACATGGTCATCCAGCTGAAGGAGGAGCTCATCATGAACTCCCACAAGACCATCGACGGCCGGGGCGCCAGCGTCCACATCTCCGGCGGGCCGTGCATCACCATCCAGTACGTCACCAACATCATCATCCACGGCGTCCACATCCACGACTGCAAGCAGGGCGGGAACGCGTACGTGCGCGACTCCCCAGGGCACTACGGGTGGCGCACGGTGTCGGACGGCGACGGGGTGTCCATCTTCGGCGGCAGCCACGTCTGGGTCGACCACTGCACGCTGTCCAACTGCCACGATGGCCTCATCGACGCCATTCATGGATCCACCGCGATCACCATTTCCAACAACTACTTGAGCCACCATGACAAGGTCATGCTGCTGGGTCACAGCGACGAGTTGACGTCCGACAAGAGCATGCAGGTCACCATAGCCTTCAACCACTTCGGGGAAGACCTGGTTCAGAGGATGCCAAG GTGTCGGCATGGCTATTTCCACGTGGTGAACAATGACTACACCCACTGGGAGATGTACGCAATTGGTGGGAGTGCTGCTCCCACTATAAACAGCCAAGGCAACAGATTTCTTGCGCCCAATGATCGGTTTGCAAAAGAG GTGACTAAACGCGAGGACGCACAGGAGAGCGAGTGGAAGAAGTGGAACTGGAGGTCGGAAGGGGACCAGATGCTGAACGGAGCCTTCTTCACGCCGTCCGGGGCCGGAGCGTCGTCGAGCTACGCGAAGGCTTCGAGCTTGGGGGCCAGGTCGTCGTCTCTCGTCGGGACCATCACCGTCTCTGCCGGCGTTCTCTCGTGCAAGAAGGGATCCCGCTGTTGA